The Impatiens glandulifera chromosome 8, dImpGla2.1, whole genome shotgun sequence genome includes a window with the following:
- the LOC124912175 gene encoding respirasome Complex Assembly Factor 1-like, with product MRERKIAKLNADKQQQDQTDHISPFKFAKLLDPEASWDKDQLGDVLHWIRQVVALGCGLLWGAIPLIGGLWIGIFLLLSSGIIYGYYALVLKVDEEEFGGHGALLQEGLFASFTLFLLAWVLVYSLTHF from the exons atgagagaaagaaagattGCCAAACTTAATGCCGACAAGCAGCAACAAGATCAGACCGATCACATCTCCCCTTTTAAGTTCGCAAAATTGCTCGATCCGGAAGCTTCTTGGGACAAG GATCAATTAGGGGATGTACTGCATTGGATTCGGCAAGTGGTCGCCTTGGGATGTGGATTGCTGTGGGGTGCCATTCCATTAATTGGTGGCCTTTGGATTGGAAT TTTCCTTCTTTTGTCGTCGGGCATAATATATGGATATTATGCGCTTGTACTCAAAGTTGATGAAGAAGAGTTTGGGGGTCATGGAGCTCTCCTCCAAGAAGGGCTTTTCGCTTCTTTTACGCTCTTTCTG CTTGCTTGGGTTTTGGTATACAGTTTGACACACTTCTGA